The following proteins are co-located in the Escherichia fergusonii ATCC 35469 genome:
- a CDS encoding putative adenosine monophosphate-protein transferase Fic, with the protein MSDKFGEGRDPYLYPGLDIMRNRLNIRQQQRLEQAAYEMTALRAATIELGPLVRGLPHLRTIHRQLYQDIFDWAGQLREVDIYQGDTPFCHFAYIEKEGNALMQDLEEEGYLVGLEKTKFVERLAHYYCEINVLHPFRAGSGLAQRIFFEQLAIHAGYQLSWQGIEKEAWNQANQSGAMGDLTALQMIFSKVVSEAGESE; encoded by the coding sequence ATGAGCGATAAATTCGGCGAAGGGCGCGATCCGTATCTTTATCCTGGCCTTGATATCATGCGTAACCGGCTGAACATCCGCCAGCAACAGCGGCTGGAACAGGCCGCTTACGAAATGACGGCGCTGCGTGCTGCGACCATTGAGCTTGGTCCGCTGGTGCGCGGTTTACCGCATTTGCGCACTATCCATCGCCAGCTGTATCAGGATATTTTCGACTGGGCGGGGCAACTGCGTGAAGTTGATATTTATCAGGGTGATACGCCGTTCTGCCACTTTGCTTATATCGAAAAAGAGGGCAATGCCCTGATGCAGGATCTGGAGGAAGAAGGGTATCTGGTTGGCCTGGAGAAAACGAAGTTCGTCGAGCGGCTGGCACACTACTATTGTGAAATCAACGTCCTGCATCCCTTCCGGGCGGGAAGTGGTCTGGCACAGCGGATCTTCTTCGAGCAACTGGCGATTCATGCTGGTTATCAACTGAGCTGGCAGGGTATTGAAAAAGAGGCCTGGAATCAGGCAAATCAGAGTGGGGCAATGGGGGATCTCACCGCGCTGCAGATGATATTTAGCAAAGTGGTAAGCGAAGCCGGGGAATCTGAGTAA
- a CDS encoding YhfG family protein: MKKLTDKQKSRLWELQRNRNFQASRRLEGVEMPLVTLTAAEALARLEELRRHYER, encoded by the coding sequence GTGAAGAAACTCACCGATAAGCAAAAGTCCCGTCTCTGGGAGCTTCAGCGTAATCGTAATTTCCAGGCCAGTCGCCGTCTTGAAGGCGTCGAGATGCCTTTAGTTACTCTTACTGCCGCAGAGGCTTTAGCGCGCCTTGAAGAGCTGAGGAGGCACTATGAGCGATAA
- the ppiA gene encoding peptidylprolyl isomerase A: protein MLKSTLAAVAAVFALSALSPAALAAKGDPHVLLTTSAGDIELELNSQKAPVSVQNFVDYVNSGFYNNTTFHRVIPGFMIQGGGFTEQMQQKKPNPPIKNEADNGLRNTRGTIAMARTADKDSATSQFFINVADNAFLDHGQRDFGYAVFGKVVKGMDVADKISQVPTHDVGPYQNVPSKPVVILSAKVLP, encoded by the coding sequence ATGCTTAAATCGACCCTGGCGGCTGTTGCAGCTGTTTTCGCTCTTTCTGCTCTTTCACCCGCAGCATTGGCAGCGAAAGGAGATCCGCACGTTTTATTAACGACCTCCGCCGGTGACATTGAACTGGAGCTTAATAGCCAGAAAGCGCCAGTGTCAGTGCAAAACTTTGTCGATTATGTGAACAGTGGTTTTTATAACAACACCACCTTTCACCGCGTCATTCCTGGCTTTATGATTCAGGGCGGCGGTTTCACCGAGCAGATGCAGCAGAAAAAACCAAACCCGCCAATCAAAAATGAAGCCGATAACGGCCTGCGCAACACGCGTGGCACCATCGCGATGGCGCGTACCGCTGACAAAGACAGCGCCACCAGTCAGTTCTTTATCAACGTTGCCGATAACGCCTTCCTTGACCATGGTCAGCGTGATTTCGGTTACGCGGTATTTGGTAAAGTGGTGAAAGGCATGGACGTTGCCGATAAGATTTCCCAGGTGCCGACTCATGATGTTGGTCCGTACCAGAATGTGCCGTCAAAACCGGTAGTTATCCTTTCCGCTAAAGTCCTGCCGTAA
- the nirB gene encoding NADPH-nitrite reductase large subunit gives MSKVRLAIIGNGMVGHRFIEDLLDKSDAANFDITVFCEEPRIAYDRVHLSSYFSHHTAEELSLVREGFYEKHGIKVLVGERAITINRQEKVIHSSAGRTVFYDKLIMATGSYPWIPPIKGSDTQDCFVYRTIEDLNAIESCARRSKRGAVVGGGLLGLEAAGALKNLGIETHVIEFAPMLMAEQLDQMGGEQLRRKIESMGVRVHTSKNTLEIVQEGVEARKTMRFADGSELEVDFIVFSTGIRPRDKLATQCGLDVAPRGGIVINDSCQTSDPDIYAIGECASWNNRVFGLVAPGYKMAQVAVDHILGSENAFEGADLSAKLKLLGVDVGGIGDAHGRTPGARSYVYLDESKEIYKRLIVSEDNKTLLGAVLVGDTSDYGNLLQLVLNAIELPENPDSLILPAHSGSGKLSIGVDKLPDSAQICSCFDVTKGDLIAAINKGCHTVAALKAETKAGTGCGGCIPLVTQVLNAELAKQGIEVNNNLCEHFAYSRQELFHLIRVEGIKTFEELLAKHGKGYGCEVCKPTVGSLLASCWNEYILKPEHTPLQDSNDNFLANIQKDGTYSVIPRSPGGEITPEGLMAVGRIAREFNLYTKITGSQRLAMFGAQKDDLPEIWRQLIEAGFETGHAYAKALRMAKTCVGSTWCRYGVGDSVGLGVELENRYKGIRTPHKMKFGVSGCTRECSEAQGKDVGIIATEKGWNLYVCGNGGMKPRHADLLAADIDRETLIKYLDRFMMFYIRTADKLTRTAPWLENLEGGIDYLKAVIIDDKLGLNAHLEEEMARLREAVVCEWTETVNTPSAQTRFKHFINSDKRDPNVQMVPEREQHRPATPYERIPVTLVEDNA, from the coding sequence ATGAGCAAAGTCAGACTCGCAATTATCGGTAACGGTATGGTCGGCCATCGCTTTATCGAAGATCTTCTTGATAAATCTGATGCGGCCAACTTTGATATTACCGTTTTCTGTGAAGAACCGCGCATCGCTTATGACCGCGTACACCTCTCGTCTTACTTCTCTCACCACACCGCCGAAGAGCTGTCGCTGGTGCGCGAAGGCTTCTACGAGAAACACGGCATCAAAGTTCTGGTCGGCGAACGCGCTATCACCATCAACCGTCAGGAGAAGGTGATTCACTCCAGCGCCGGGCGTACCGTTTTTTATGACAAGCTAATCATGGCGACCGGTTCCTACCCGTGGATCCCGCCAATCAAAGGTTCTGATACTCAGGACTGCTTTGTCTATCGCACCATTGAAGACCTCAACGCCATTGAATCCTGCGCCCGTCGCAGCAAGCGCGGTGCCGTTGTTGGTGGCGGCCTGTTAGGTCTGGAAGCCGCTGGCGCGCTGAAAAACTTAGGCATTGAAACCCACGTTATCGAATTTGCCCCTATGCTGATGGCGGAACAGCTTGATCAGATGGGTGGCGAGCAGCTGCGTCGCAAAATCGAAAGTATGGGCGTGCGCGTTCACACCAGCAAAAACACCCTTGAGATTGTGCAGGAAGGTGTTGAAGCGCGTAAAACCATGCGTTTTGCCGACGGCAGCGAACTGGAAGTCGACTTTATCGTCTTCTCTACCGGTATCCGTCCGCGCGATAAGCTGGCAACTCAGTGTGGTCTGGACGTTGCTCCGCGTGGGGGTATCGTCATTAATGATTCCTGCCAGACTTCCGATCCGGATATCTACGCCATCGGCGAATGCGCAAGCTGGAACAACCGTGTATTTGGTCTGGTAGCACCTGGCTACAAAATGGCGCAGGTCGCCGTTGACCATATTCTCGGTAGCGAAAACGCCTTTGAAGGTGCTGACCTTAGCGCCAAGCTGAAATTGCTGGGCGTAGACGTAGGCGGTATTGGTGATGCTCACGGTCGCACGCCTGGCGCACGTAGCTACGTTTACCTCGATGAAAGTAAAGAGATCTACAAACGCCTGATTGTCAGCGAAGACAACAAAACCCTGCTCGGTGCAGTACTGGTGGGTGATACCAGCGACTACGGTAACCTGCTGCAACTGGTGCTGAACGCAATCGAACTGCCGGAAAACCCGGATTCTCTGATTCTGCCGGCGCACTCAGGTAGCGGCAAGCTGTCTATTGGTGTTGATAAACTGCCGGACAGCGCGCAAATCTGCTCCTGCTTTGACGTCACCAAAGGCGATCTGATTGCTGCCATCAACAAAGGCTGCCATACCGTTGCGGCGCTGAAAGCCGAAACCAAAGCGGGTACTGGCTGCGGTGGCTGTATCCCGCTGGTCACTCAGGTACTGAACGCGGAACTGGCAAAACAGGGTATCGAAGTTAACAATAACCTGTGCGAACACTTTGCTTATTCGCGTCAGGAACTGTTCCATTTGATCCGCGTTGAAGGCATTAAAACCTTCGAAGAACTGCTGGCGAAACACGGTAAAGGCTACGGTTGTGAGGTTTGTAAACCAACCGTCGGTTCACTGCTGGCCTCCTGCTGGAACGAATACATTCTGAAGCCGGAACATACTCCGCTACAGGATTCTAACGACAACTTCCTCGCGAACATCCAGAAAGACGGCACCTACTCGGTGATCCCGCGTTCTCCGGGTGGTGAAATCACCCCAGAAGGGCTGATGGCAGTGGGTCGTATCGCGCGTGAATTTAATCTCTACACCAAAATCACCGGCTCCCAGCGTCTGGCGATGTTTGGCGCACAGAAAGACGATCTGCCGGAGATCTGGCGTCAGCTGATTGAAGCAGGTTTCGAAACCGGTCATGCCTATGCGAAAGCACTGCGTATGGCGAAAACCTGCGTGGGTAGCACCTGGTGCCGCTACGGCGTTGGCGACAGCGTTGGCCTCGGCGTGGAACTGGAAAACCGCTACAAAGGCATCCGTACGCCGCACAAAATGAAGTTCGGTGTCTCCGGCTGTACCCGTGAATGTTCAGAAGCCCAGGGCAAAGACGTGGGTATCATCGCCACCGAAAAAGGCTGGAACCTGTATGTGTGCGGTAACGGCGGCATGAAACCGCGTCATGCGGATCTGCTGGCAGCGGATATCGATCGCGAAACACTGATCAAATATCTTGACCGCTTCATGATGTTCTACATCCGTACTGCCGACAAACTGACGCGTACCGCACCGTGGTTAGAAAACCTCGAAGGCGGCATTGATTACCTGAAAGCGGTGATCATTGACGACAAACTGGGGCTGAACGCACATCTGGAAGAAGAGATGGCGCGCCTGCGTGAAGCGGTAGTGTGTGAGTGGACTGAAACGGTCAATACGCCGTCTGCGCAGACTCGCTTCAAACACTTCATCAACAGCGATAAGCGTGACCCGAACGTGCAGATGGTGCCAGAGCGCGAACAGCACCGTCCGGCAACGCCGTATGAACGTATCCCGGTAACTCTGGTGGAGGACAACGCATGA
- the nirD gene encoding nitrite reductase small subunit NirD, which yields MSQWKDICKIDDILPETGVCALLGDEQVAIFRPYHSDQVFAISNIDPFFESSVLSRGLIAEHQGELWVASPLKKQRFRLSDGLCMEDEQFSVKHYEARVKDGVVQLRG from the coding sequence ATGAGCCAGTGGAAAGACATCTGCAAAATTGATGACATCCTGCCTGAAACCGGCGTCTGCGCGCTGTTAGGTGACGAGCAGGTAGCGATTTTCCGCCCGTATCACAGCGACCAGGTGTTTGCGATCAGCAACATCGATCCGTTCTTCGAATCCAGCGTGCTGTCACGCGGGCTGATTGCGGAACACCAGGGCGAGCTGTGGGTCGCCAGTCCGCTGAAAAAACAGCGTTTTCGCTTAAGCGACGGTTTATGCATGGAAGATGAACAGTTTTCCGTCAAGCATTACGAGGCACGAGTGAAAGACGGCGTGGTACAGCTACGCGGTTAA
- the nirC gene encoding nitrite transporter NirC — protein sequence MFTDTINKCAANAARIARLSANNPLGFWVSSAMAGAYVGLGIILIFTLGNLLDPSVRPLVMGATFGIALTLVIIAGSELFTGHTMFLTFGVKAGTISHGQMWAILPQTWLGNLVGSVFVAMLYSWGGGSLLPVDTSIVHSVALAKTTAPAMVLFFKGALCNWLVCLAIWMALRTEGAAKFIAIWWCLLAFIASGYEHSIANMTLFALSWFGNHSEAYTLAGIGHNLLWVTLGNTLSGAVFMGLGYWYATPKANRPVADKFNQTETAAG from the coding sequence ATGTTTACAGACACTATTAATAAGTGTGCGGCTAACGCTGCGCGCATTGCACGCCTGTCGGCAAATAACCCGCTCGGCTTCTGGGTAAGCTCCGCGATGGCGGGCGCGTATGTGGGGCTGGGAATCATCCTGATTTTCACGCTCGGTAACCTGCTCGATCCATCTGTTCGTCCTCTGGTGATGGGCGCGACCTTTGGTATCGCCTTAACGCTGGTGATTATCGCCGGTTCTGAACTGTTCACTGGACACACCATGTTCCTCACCTTTGGGGTGAAAGCGGGCACTATCAGCCACGGGCAAATGTGGGCAATCCTGCCGCAAACCTGGCTGGGTAACCTGGTCGGTTCCGTCTTCGTTGCCATGCTTTATAGCTGGGGCGGTGGTAGCCTTTTGCCAGTAGATACCAGTATTGTTCACTCCGTCGCGCTGGCAAAAACCACTGCACCGGCAATGGTACTGTTCTTCAAAGGTGCATTGTGTAACTGGCTGGTTTGCCTGGCAATCTGGATGGCGCTGCGCACTGAAGGGGCGGCGAAATTTATCGCTATCTGGTGGTGTCTGCTGGCATTTATCGCGTCCGGTTACGAGCACTCCATCGCTAACATGACGCTGTTCGCGCTCTCATGGTTCGGCAACCACAGCGAAGCCTACACGCTGGCGGGTATTGGTCATAACCTGCTGTGGGTGACGCTGGGTAATACTTTATCGGGTGCCGTATTCATGGGATTGGGTTATTGGTATGCTACGCCGAAAGCTAATCGTCCGGTTGCGGACAAATTTAATCAAACTGAAACGGCTGCCGGTTAA
- the cysG gene encoding siroheme synthase CysG — protein MDHLPIFCQLRDRDCLIVGGGDVAERKARLLLDAGARLTVNALAFIPQFTAWADAGMLTLVEGPFDESLLDTCWLAIAATDDDALNQRVSEAAESRRIFCNVVDAPKAASFIMPSIIDRSPLMVAVSSGGTSPVLARLLREKLESLLPLHLGQVAKYAGQLRGRVKQQFATMGERRRFWEKLFVNDRLAQSLANNDQKAITETTEQLINEPLDHRGEVVLVGAGPGDAGLLTLKGLQQIQQADVVVYDRLVSDDIMNLVRRDADRVFVGKRAGYHCVPQEEINQILLREAQKGKRVVRLKGGDPFIFGRGGEELETLCNADIPFSVVPGITAASGCSAYSGIPLTHRDYAQSVRLITGHLKTGGELDWENLAAEKQTLVFYMGLNQASTIQQKLIEHGMPGEMPVAIVENGTAVTQRVIDGTLTQLGELAQQMNSPSLIIIGRVVGLRDKLNWFSNH, from the coding sequence GTGGATCATTTGCCTATATTTTGCCAATTACGCGACCGCGACTGTTTGATTGTCGGCGGTGGTGATGTCGCGGAACGCAAAGCAAGGTTGCTGTTAGACGCAGGTGCTCGCTTAACGGTGAATGCATTAGCGTTTATTCCACAGTTCACCGCATGGGCAGATGCAGGCATGTTAACCCTCGTCGAAGGGCCATTTGATGAAAGCCTTCTCGACACCTGCTGGCTGGCAATTGCGGCGACGGATGATGACGCGCTTAATCAGCGCGTCAGCGAAGCCGCCGAATCTCGTCGTATCTTCTGTAACGTGGTCGATGCGCCGAAAGCCGCCAGCTTCATTATGCCGTCGATTATCGACCGCTCACCGCTCATGGTAGCTGTCTCCTCTGGCGGTACCTCTCCGGTCCTGGCGCGACTGTTACGCGAAAAACTTGAATCACTGCTGCCGCTGCATCTCGGCCAGGTGGCAAAATATGCGGGGCAGTTACGCGGTCGGGTCAAACAACAATTCGCCACGATGGGTGAACGTCGCCGTTTCTGGGAAAAACTGTTCGTTAATGATCGCCTGGCGCAGTCGCTGGCGAACAACGATCAGAAAGCCATTACCGAAACGACCGAACAGTTAATCAATGAACCGCTCGATCATCGCGGTGAAGTGGTGCTGGTTGGCGCAGGTCCGGGCGATGCCGGTCTGCTGACGCTGAAAGGTCTGCAACAAATTCAGCAGGCAGATGTGGTGGTCTACGACCGTCTGGTTTCAGACGATATTATGAATCTGGTACGGCGCGATGCGGATCGTGTCTTCGTCGGTAAACGCGCGGGATATCACTGCGTACCGCAGGAAGAGATTAACCAGATCCTGCTGCGGGAAGCGCAAAAAGGTAAACGCGTGGTGCGTCTGAAAGGCGGCGATCCGTTTATTTTTGGCCGTGGTGGCGAAGAGCTGGAAACACTGTGCAATGCGGATATTCCGTTCTCAGTAGTTCCGGGTATTACCGCAGCGTCTGGTTGCTCTGCCTATTCGGGCATTCCCCTCACGCATCGCGATTATGCCCAGAGCGTGCGCTTAATTACCGGACACTTAAAAACCGGTGGCGAGCTGGACTGGGAAAATCTGGCGGCAGAAAAGCAGACATTGGTGTTCTATATGGGGTTGAATCAGGCCTCGACTATTCAGCAAAAACTGATTGAACACGGTATGCCTGGCGAAATGCCGGTGGCGATTGTCGAAAACGGTACGGCAGTAACGCAACGCGTGATTGACGGTACGCTCACGCAACTGGGCGAGCTGGCGCAGCAAATGAACAGCCCCTCATTAATTATTATTGGTCGGGTCGTTGGCCTGCGCGATAAATTGAACTGGTTCTCTAACCATTAA
- a CDS encoding YhfL family protein — protein MNNFIKVTLVGAVLATLTACTGHIENRDKNCSYDYLLHPAISISKIIGGCGPTAQ, from the coding sequence ATGAACAATTTTATTAAAGTTACACTGGTAGGTGCAGTACTGGCTACGTTAACTGCATGTACTGGTCATATTGAAAACCGTGATAAGAACTGCTCTTACGACTACCTGCTACATCCGGCAATTTCTATTTCTAAAATCATTGGCGGTTGCGGTCCTACTGCACAGTAA
- a CDS encoding aminotransferase class I/II-fold pyridoxal phosphate-dependent enzyme — MKTFPLQSLTLIEAQQKQFALVDTICRHFPGSEFLTSGDLGLTPGLNQPRITQRVEQVLADAFHAQAAALVQGAGTGAIRAALAALLKPGQRLLVHDAPVYPTTQVIIEQMGLTLITADFNNLSALKQAIEEQQPDAALVQHTRQQPQDSYVLADVLATLRAAGVPALTDDNYAVMKVARIGCECGANVSTFSCFKLFGPEGVGAVVGDADVINRIRATLYSGGSQIQGAQALEVLRGLVFAPVMHAVQAGVSERLLALLNGGAVAEVKSAVIANAQSKVLIVEFHQPIAARVLEEAQKRGALPYPVGAESKYEIPPLFYRLSGTFRQANPQLEHCAIRINPNRSGEETVLRILRESIASI; from the coding sequence ATGAAGACGTTTCCTTTGCAAAGCCTGACGCTTATTGAAGCGCAGCAAAAGCAGTTTGCGTTGGTGGATACGATTTGCCGTCATTTTCCCGGCAGCGAGTTTCTTACCAGCGGTGATTTGGGGTTAACCCCAGGGCTGAATCAACCGCGTATTACCCAACGGGTGGAGCAGGTGCTGGCTGATGCGTTTCATGCGCAAGCGGCTGCGCTGGTGCAGGGGGCGGGTACTGGAGCGATTCGTGCGGCGCTGGCAGCTTTGCTCAAACCGGGGCAGCGTCTTCTGGTGCATGACGCGCCTGTTTACCCGACGACTCAGGTCATTATTGAGCAGATGGGGCTGACGCTTATTACTGCTGATTTCAACAACCTGTCGGCGCTTAAACAGGCCATTGAAGAGCAACAACCAGATGCCGCGCTGGTGCAGCATACGCGCCAGCAGCCGCAGGACAGCTATGTACTGGCAGATGTGCTGGCAACGCTGCGCGCTGCAGGTGTTCCAGCCTTAACCGATGACAACTATGCGGTGATGAAGGTGGCGCGAATTGGCTGCGAATGCGGGGCAAATGTCTCGACATTTTCCTGCTTCAAGCTGTTTGGGCCAGAGGGTGTTGGCGCGGTGGTAGGCGATGCCGATGTTATCAACCGTATTCGCGCTACGCTTTACTCTGGCGGCAGCCAGATTCAGGGCGCGCAGGCGTTGGAAGTATTGCGAGGTCTGGTGTTTGCGCCAGTGATGCACGCGGTGCAGGCGGGGGTGTCTGAACGGTTGCTGGCTTTACTTAACGGTGGAGCGGTGGCGGAAGTTAAAAGCGCCGTTATTGCTAATGCGCAGTCGAAGGTGTTGATTGTGGAGTTTCATCAGCCGATTGCCGCCAGAGTGCTTGAAGAGGCGCAAAAGCGCGGCGCGTTGCCTTACCCGGTCGGCGCAGAGTCGAAATATGAAATCCCGCCACTTTTTTATCGACTTTCCGGGACGTTTCGGCAGGCGAATCCACAACTCGAACATTGCGCGATTCGCATTAATCCGAATCGCAGCGGTGAAGAGACGGTATTGCGGATTTTGCGTGAGAGTATTGCCAGTATTTAA
- a CDS encoding YhfT family protein, translated as MDLYIQIIVVACLTGMTSLLAHRSAAVFHDGIRPILPQLIEGYMNRREAGSIAFGLSIGFVASVGISFTLKTGLLNAWLLFLPTDILGVLAINSLMAFGLGALWGVLILTCLLPVNQLLTALPVDVLGSLGELSSPVVSAFALFPLVAIFYQFGWKQSLIAAVVVLMTRVVVVRFFPHLNPESIEIFIGMVMLLGIAITHDLRHRDENDIDASGMSVFEERTSRIIKNLPYIAIVGALIAAVASMKIFAGSEVSIFTLEKAYSAGVTPEQSQTLINQAALAEFMRGLGFVPLIATTALATGVYAVAGFTFVYAVGYLSPNPMIAAVLGAVVISAEVLLLRSIGKWLGRYPSVRNASDNIRNAMNMLMEVALLVGSIFAAIKMAGYTGFSIAVAIYFLNESLGRPVQKMAAPVVAVMITGILLNVLYWLGLFVPA; from the coding sequence ATGGATCTGTATATTCAGATTATCGTGGTGGCGTGCCTGACGGGTATGACATCGCTTCTGGCGCATCGCTCGGCGGCTGTTTTTCATGACGGCATCCGCCCGATCCTGCCGCAACTGATTGAAGGCTATATGAACCGTCGCGAGGCGGGGAGTATCGCTTTTGGTCTGAGCATTGGTTTTGTGGCCTCGGTGGGGATCTCTTTTACCCTGAAAACCGGGTTGCTCAACGCATGGTTACTCTTTCTTCCTACCGATATCCTCGGTGTCCTGGCGATAAACAGCCTGATGGCGTTTGGCCTTGGTGCACTCTGGGGCGTACTGATCCTCACCTGCCTGCTGCCGGTAAACCAGCTGCTGACCGCGCTGCCGGTGGATGTATTAGGTAGCCTGGGAGAATTAAGCTCGCCGGTGGTTTCAGCTTTTGCACTGTTCCCTCTGGTGGCGATTTTCTACCAGTTTGGCTGGAAGCAAAGTCTGATCGCCGCCGTGGTAGTGTTGATGACCCGTGTGGTGGTGGTACGCTTTTTCCCGCATCTTAACCCGGAATCCATCGAAATCTTTATTGGCATGGTGATGCTGCTGGGGATCGCGATTACTCACGACCTGCGTCATCGTGATGAAAATGATATCGATGCCAGCGGTATGTCGGTGTTTGAAGAACGCACGTCCAGGATTATTAAAAACTTACCGTATATCGCCATCGTAGGGGCGCTGATTGCCGCCGTTGCCAGCATGAAGATTTTTGCTGGTAGTGAAGTGTCGATCTTCACCCTGGAAAAAGCGTACTCCGCAGGTGTAACGCCGGAACAATCACAAACGCTGATCAACCAGGCGGCGCTGGCGGAATTTATGCGCGGGCTGGGTTTTGTGCCGTTGATTGCCACCACCGCGTTAGCAACAGGTGTGTATGCAGTTGCGGGCTTTACCTTTGTTTATGCGGTGGGCTATCTCTCGCCGAATCCGATGATTGCAGCGGTATTAGGTGCAGTGGTTATTTCGGCGGAAGTCCTGTTACTTCGTTCGATCGGCAAATGGCTGGGACGCTACCCATCGGTGCGTAATGCGTCGGATAACATCCGTAACGCCATGAATATGCTGATGGAAGTGGCGTTGCTGGTCGGTTCGATTTTCGCAGCAATTAAAATGGCGGGTTATACCGGATTCTCTATCGCGGTTGCCATTTATTTCCTCAACGAATCTCTGGGCCGTCCGGTACAGAAAATGGCGGCACCGGTCGTAGCAGTAATGATCACTGGCATCCTGCTGAATGTTCTTTACTGGCTTGGTCTGTTCGTTCCGGCTTAA
- a CDS encoding DUF2620 domain-containing protein, producing MKKIGVAGLQREQIKKTIEATAPGCFEVFIHNDMEAAMKVKSGQLDYYIGACNTGAGAALSIAIAVIGYNKSCTIAKPGIKAKDEHIAKMIAEGKVAFGLSVEHVEHAIPMLINHLK from the coding sequence ATGAAAAAGATTGGCGTTGCAGGCTTACAGCGTGAGCAGATTAAAAAAACCATTGAAGCGACGGCTCCTGGCTGTTTTGAAGTTTTCATTCATAACGACATGGAAGCGGCAATGAAAGTGAAATCCGGGCAACTGGATTATTACATCGGTGCGTGTAATACCGGTGCGGGCGCGGCATTGTCGATTGCCATCGCGGTGATTGGCTATAACAAAAGTTGCACCATTGCCAAGCCGGGCATTAAAGCGAAAGACGAGCATATCGCCAAAATGATCGCCGAAGGGAAAGTGGCGTTTGGGCTTTCCGTTGAGCACGTCGAACACGCGATTCCGATGCTGATTAACCATCTGAAATAA
- a CDS encoding phosphotriesterase-related protein, protein MSFDPTGYTLAHEHLHIDLSGFKNNVDCRLDQYAFICQEMNDLMAQGVRNVIEMTNRYMGRNAQFMLDVMRETGINVVACTGYYQDAFFPEHVATRSVQELAQEMVDEIEQGIDGTALKAGIIAEIGSSEGKITPLEEKVFIAAALAHNQTGCPISTHTSFSTMGLEQLALLQAHGVDLSRVTVGHCDLKDNLNNILKMIDLGAYVQFDTIGKNSYYPDEKRIAMLRTLRDRGLLNRVMLSMDITRRSHLKANGGYGYDFLLTTFIPQLRQSGFSQADVDVMLRENPSQFFQ, encoded by the coding sequence ATGAGTTTTGATCCAACGGGCTACACCCTGGCCCATGAGCATCTGCATATTGATCTCTCCGGCTTTAAAAACAACGTGGACTGCCGCCTTGATCAGTATGCGTTCATTTGCCAGGAGATGAACGACCTGATGGCCCAGGGCGTTCGTAATGTGATTGAGATGACCAACCGCTACATGGGGCGCAATGCGCAATTTATGCTCGATGTAATGCGCGAAACCGGGATCAACGTGGTGGCCTGTACCGGTTATTACCAGGACGCGTTTTTCCCCGAACATGTGGCGACCCGCAGCGTGCAGGAACTGGCGCAAGAGATGGTCGATGAAATTGAGCAGGGTATCGATGGCACGGCATTGAAAGCCGGGATTATCGCGGAGATCGGCTCCAGCGAAGGAAAGATTACGCCGCTGGAAGAAAAGGTGTTTATTGCCGCCGCGCTGGCACATAACCAGACCGGATGCCCCATCTCCACACATACCTCTTTTAGCACTATGGGGCTGGAACAACTGGCGCTACTGCAAGCCCACGGAGTTGATCTTTCGCGTGTCACCGTCGGGCACTGCGATCTGAAAGACAACCTCAACAACATTTTGAAGATGATCGATCTGGGCGCGTATGTGCAGTTCGACACCATCGGCAAGAACAGTTACTACCCTGACGAAAAGCGCATTGCGATGCTCCGCACGCTACGTGACCGTGGATTGCTGAACCGCGTCATGCTGTCGATGGATATTACGCGCCGCTCCCATTTAAAAGCCAACGGTGGTTATGGCTATGACTTTTTATTAACCACCTTTATTCCGCAATTGCGCCAGTCAGGATTCAGTCAGGCCGATGTGGATGTGATGTTACGTGAAAATCCCTCTCAATTTTTCCAATAA